A genomic stretch from Arthrobacter sp. KBS0702 includes:
- a CDS encoding TetR/AcrR family transcriptional regulator, with protein MNILQSDPAGSGPAASAAVDGRASRWQSHREERRRELIKSARKAVHALGSEASMEDIAAAAGTSKSVFYRYFGDKAGLQHAVGEVVLNQMQRRIQEAAQSAQTPREGLFAMVSAYLQMAETSPNVYTFVTRYAPGDAESHTGSISTAGALGHFFAAISEMIALPMRNQLRAVPGKEAVIGYWPNAAIGLVRNAGEQWLASPDSPAKPGQEAMARQITDWLCFGIAPELQDPPAP; from the coding sequence GTGAACATCCTCCAGTCAGATCCCGCCGGGTCGGGTCCTGCCGCCAGCGCAGCCGTCGACGGGCGCGCCTCCCGCTGGCAGTCCCACCGCGAGGAGCGCCGCCGCGAGCTGATCAAGTCCGCGCGGAAGGCCGTGCACGCGCTAGGTAGCGAGGCGTCGATGGAGGACATCGCCGCTGCGGCCGGGACTTCCAAATCCGTGTTTTACCGCTACTTCGGCGACAAGGCGGGGCTGCAGCACGCCGTCGGCGAAGTGGTCCTGAACCAGATGCAGCGGCGGATCCAGGAAGCCGCGCAGAGCGCGCAGACCCCGCGCGAGGGGCTCTTCGCCATGGTCTCCGCCTACCTGCAGATGGCTGAAACCAGCCCGAACGTGTACACGTTTGTGACCCGCTACGCGCCCGGCGACGCAGAGAGCCACACCGGCTCGATCAGCACGGCCGGCGCCCTAGGCCACTTCTTCGCCGCGATCAGCGAGATGATCGCGCTGCCCATGCGGAACCAACTGCGCGCCGTCCCCGGCAAGGAGGCCGTGATCGGCTACTGGCCCAACGCCGCGATCGGACTGGTCCGCAACGCCGGCGAGCAGTGGCTCGCCAGCCCCGACTCCCCCGCCAAGCCGGGCCAGGAAGCCATGGCCCGCCAGATCACCGACTGGCTCTGCTTCGGCATCGCACCCGAACTCCAAGACCCGCCGGCCCCGTAA
- a CDS encoding acetyl-CoA C-acetyltransferase, producing MPDNGTPATGPKDTAAPQLRKAVVVGGNRIPFARTGGAYTKSSNQDMLTAALDGLIARFGLQDERIGEVAAGAVLKHSRDFNLTREAVLGSALSAETPAYDLQQACATGLETVLGLANKIKLGQIDSAIAGGVDSASDAPIAVSEGLREVLLDLSRAKTLPQRLQVLSRLRPKDLAPDAPNTGEPRTGLSMGEHQALTTAQWKITREAQDELAYNSHRNLAAAYDAGFFDELLTPYRGLSKDSNLRPDTTLEKLASLKPVFGKNLGAEATMTAGNSTPLTDGASTVLLASEEWADAHDLPKLATVLDGEAAAVDFVHGKDGLLMAPAFAVPRLLARNDLTFADIDFFEIHEAFAGTVLSTLAAWEDEDFCRTRLGLDGPLGSVDRAKLNVNGSSLAAGHPFAATGGRIVASLAKMLHAKGQVDGRPARGLISICAAGGQGVVAILEAH from the coding sequence ATGCCTGACAACGGAACGCCCGCAACCGGGCCGAAGGACACCGCCGCGCCGCAGCTCCGCAAGGCCGTAGTGGTCGGCGGCAACCGCATCCCGTTCGCACGGACCGGCGGCGCGTACACGAAGTCCTCCAACCAGGACATGCTGACGGCGGCCCTGGACGGGCTGATCGCCCGGTTCGGCCTGCAGGATGAGCGGATCGGCGAGGTGGCCGCCGGCGCCGTGCTCAAGCACTCCCGCGACTTCAACCTCACCCGCGAGGCCGTCCTCGGCTCTGCTCTCTCCGCCGAAACCCCCGCCTATGACCTGCAGCAGGCCTGCGCCACCGGCCTGGAGACTGTGCTGGGCCTGGCGAACAAAATCAAGCTGGGCCAGATCGACTCCGCCATTGCCGGCGGCGTCGACTCCGCCTCCGACGCCCCGATTGCGGTCAGCGAAGGCCTGCGCGAAGTCCTGCTGGACCTCAGCCGCGCCAAGACGCTGCCGCAGCGGCTCCAGGTGCTGAGCCGCCTCCGGCCCAAGGACCTCGCCCCGGACGCCCCCAACACCGGCGAACCGCGGACCGGGCTCTCCATGGGTGAACACCAGGCGCTCACCACGGCGCAGTGGAAGATCACCCGCGAGGCCCAGGACGAGCTGGCCTACAACAGCCACCGCAACCTTGCCGCCGCTTACGATGCCGGTTTCTTCGATGAGTTGCTGACCCCGTACCGCGGGCTCAGCAAGGACTCCAACCTGCGCCCCGACACGACGCTGGAGAAGCTCGCAAGCCTCAAGCCGGTCTTCGGCAAGAACCTCGGGGCCGAGGCGACCATGACGGCCGGGAACTCCACCCCGCTCACCGACGGCGCCTCCACCGTGCTGCTTGCCTCCGAGGAATGGGCCGACGCCCACGATTTGCCCAAGCTGGCCACCGTGCTCGACGGCGAGGCCGCCGCCGTCGACTTTGTCCACGGCAAGGACGGCCTGCTGATGGCCCCGGCCTTCGCCGTGCCGCGCTTGCTGGCCCGCAACGACCTCACCTTCGCGGACATCGATTTCTTCGAGATCCACGAGGCTTTCGCCGGCACCGTGCTGAGCACCCTGGCCGCGTGGGAGGACGAGGACTTCTGCCGCACCCGGCTGGGCCTGGACGGTCCACTCGGCAGCGTCGACCGCGCCAAGCTGAACGTCAACGGCTCCTCCCTCGCCGCGGGCCACCCGTTCGCCGCGACCGGCGGCCGGATCGTCGCCTCGCTTGCGAAGATGCTGCACGCCAAGGGCCAGGTCGACGGCCGTCCGGCGCGCGGGCTCATCTCCATCTGCGCCGCCGGCGGCCAGGGCGTCGTCGCAATTCTCGAAGCACACTAG
- a CDS encoding 3-oxoacyl-ACP reductase, translated as MTDKYTQFVSRGFGKDLAKKLGLPQPVVLRRHQPGDPLVKGPVLVQGSGSGADELAATLLSWDLDVRRHAVPREKLGAIILVLDEAAHPEDLEKPVLAAAASLRDLASNARVVTVSRDAAEAADPAAAAARQGIDGLLRSLAKELRAGATGNGIVLADGARTTSPSALGALRFFLSGRSAFVDGQFLTVTSGAGQLPADAEKPLAGKVAVVTGAARGIGAAIARTLHRDGATIIAVDIPAAGDHLAKVANEVHGTALQLDISREDAGQRIIDHATERHGRLDIVIHNAGITRDKLLANMDQGRWNSVIAVNIAAQLRINEALLASEHFRNSPRIVSVASTSGIAGNRGQTNYAASKGGVMGMVRATAPLLAPHGGSINAVAPGFIETEMTAKIPFATREVARRLNSLQQGGRPGDVAEAIAFLASDAAGGISGEVLRVCGQNLVGA; from the coding sequence ATGACCGACAAGTACACCCAATTCGTCAGCAGGGGCTTCGGCAAGGACCTTGCCAAGAAGCTCGGACTGCCGCAGCCCGTGGTGCTTCGGCGCCACCAACCCGGCGATCCGCTGGTCAAGGGCCCCGTCCTGGTCCAGGGATCCGGCAGCGGCGCCGACGAGCTCGCCGCCACCTTGTTGTCCTGGGACCTCGACGTCCGCCGCCACGCCGTGCCGCGCGAAAAACTCGGCGCGATCATCCTGGTCCTGGATGAGGCCGCCCATCCCGAGGACCTGGAGAAGCCGGTGCTCGCCGCTGCCGCCTCCCTCCGGGATCTTGCCAGTAATGCACGCGTCGTCACCGTCTCCCGTGACGCCGCCGAGGCCGCTGACCCGGCCGCCGCGGCGGCCCGGCAGGGCATCGACGGTCTGCTGCGCTCCCTGGCCAAGGAACTGCGCGCCGGCGCCACCGGCAACGGCATCGTGCTGGCCGACGGCGCCCGGACCACCAGCCCCAGTGCCCTCGGCGCCCTCCGGTTCTTCCTCTCCGGCCGCTCCGCGTTCGTGGACGGCCAGTTCCTCACCGTCACCTCGGGCGCGGGGCAGCTGCCGGCCGACGCCGAGAAGCCGCTGGCGGGAAAGGTCGCGGTAGTGACCGGGGCCGCCCGGGGGATCGGTGCGGCCATCGCCCGCACGCTTCACCGCGACGGCGCCACGATTATTGCGGTGGACATTCCGGCCGCCGGGGACCACCTGGCGAAGGTTGCCAACGAGGTCCACGGAACCGCCCTGCAGCTCGACATCAGCCGCGAGGACGCCGGGCAGCGGATCATCGACCACGCGACGGAGCGGCACGGCCGGCTGGACATCGTCATCCACAACGCCGGCATCACCCGGGACAAGCTGCTCGCCAACATGGACCAGGGCCGCTGGAATTCGGTGATCGCCGTAAACATTGCGGCGCAGCTGCGGATCAACGAGGCACTGCTGGCCTCGGAGCACTTCCGAAACTCGCCGCGGATCGTCTCGGTCGCCTCCACCAGCGGCATTGCCGGCAACCGCGGGCAGACCAACTACGCCGCGTCCAAGGGCGGCGTGATGGGCATGGTCCGTGCCACGGCGCCGCTGCTCGCTCCGCACGGCGGCTCGATCAACGCCGTCGCCCCCGGCTTCATCGAAACCGAGATGACCGCCAAAATCCCGTTCGCCACCCGCGAGGTGGCCCGCCGGCTCAACTCACTGCAGCAGGGCGGCCGGCCCGGGGACGTGGCGGAGGCCATCGCCTTCCTCGCCAGCGACGCCGCCGGCGGGATCTCCGGTGAGGTGCTGCGCGTTTGCGGACAGAACCTGGTGGGGGCATGA
- a CDS encoding MaoC/PaaZ C-terminal domain-containing protein — MTRSQPVILGEMPSLSKLYVNAAATAARRRVLGTHSVAQLPASNHEVHGVKAGVENLTAYQHLIGETASDVLPAGFIHALAFPLSMSVMNRDDFPLPLLGMIHLTNNVVQSAPVLFTEALDIRAWAENLRGHRAGTQLDLVAEVRGAGEDFVRWRGVSTYLAKGVFLPGIDKPSAPAVPEEFRVPNPTALWQLGVDTGRAYASVSGDFNPIHLSVLSAKALGMRRSIAHGMYLASRALADVGAAKGDAFSWEVAFEAPVFLPALVALDISTVQPEDGAWQRSDYVAWNPRSGRKHFSGSVASLK; from the coding sequence ATGACCCGTTCGCAGCCGGTCATCCTGGGCGAGATGCCATCCCTCTCCAAGCTCTACGTCAACGCCGCTGCCACCGCGGCACGGCGAAGGGTGCTGGGCACGCACTCGGTCGCACAGTTGCCCGCGAGCAACCACGAGGTCCACGGCGTCAAGGCGGGCGTCGAGAACCTCACCGCCTACCAGCACCTGATCGGCGAAACGGCCAGCGACGTGCTGCCCGCGGGATTCATCCACGCCTTGGCGTTTCCGTTATCCATGTCCGTGATGAACCGGGATGACTTTCCGCTGCCGCTGCTCGGGATGATCCACCTCACGAACAACGTGGTCCAGAGCGCTCCGGTGCTGTTCACCGAGGCGCTGGACATCCGGGCCTGGGCGGAAAACCTGCGCGGGCACCGGGCCGGGACCCAGCTGGACCTGGTGGCCGAGGTGCGCGGGGCCGGAGAGGACTTCGTCCGCTGGCGCGGCGTGTCCACCTACCTGGCAAAGGGCGTCTTCCTTCCGGGCATCGACAAGCCCAGCGCGCCCGCCGTCCCGGAGGAATTCCGGGTGCCGAACCCCACGGCACTGTGGCAGCTCGGAGTGGACACCGGCCGGGCGTACGCCTCCGTTTCCGGCGACTTCAACCCCATCCACCTCAGCGTCCTCAGCGCCAAGGCCCTCGGCATGCGCCGCTCCATCGCCCACGGCATGTACCTCGCCTCCCGGGCCCTGGCCGACGTCGGCGCCGCGAAGGGTGACGCCTTTAGCTGGGAGGTGGCGTTCGAGGCGCCCGTGTTCCTGCCGGCCCTGGTCGCGCTGGACATCAGCACCGTGCAGCCCGAGGATGGCGCGTGGCAGCGTTCCGACTACGTGGCCTGGAACCCGCGCTCGGGCCGGAAACACTTCAGCGGATCGGTTGCCTCGCTGAAGTAA
- a CDS encoding aromatic acid exporter family protein produces the protein MATTNEHDAGGHPSRVRRLGRAVAGSITAALLWPRLKLATKAAIAAGLAFFIAPFMPGSAADYPYYAPLGALVAMYENVSGSMRQGVQTLVGLAIGVGLAFMLFSLGSPSPLTVAIVMGLGVILAGLPRIGSGSDWIPTAALLVLLVGGHNPDKFSFGYLVQMGVGVSVGILVNLLVFPPLHFKAAALSLAELRLALAQQLWDMGKALQENWPPEHEDWSRRSEALATHARSVRAAVQKADASRQANPRRRLHPRDVDEDYRSLRDLERLTFHIQDVTQVLSDVIWATDHPFVIPDGQAAPLAEAMTLVGDVLRATEEEDAQRQAQLIEEADASVKELTARIASEDNSPGAPNAVESILLSLHRMLRVVKSGGGKQEADASPAGSS, from the coding sequence ATGGCAACTACAAACGAACACGACGCCGGCGGCCACCCCTCGCGCGTCCGCAGGCTGGGCCGAGCCGTGGCCGGGAGCATCACCGCCGCCTTGCTGTGGCCGCGCCTGAAGCTGGCCACCAAAGCGGCCATCGCGGCGGGCCTCGCGTTCTTCATCGCCCCGTTTATGCCCGGCTCCGCGGCGGACTATCCCTATTACGCACCGCTGGGCGCCCTCGTCGCCATGTACGAAAACGTCTCAGGTTCCATGCGCCAGGGCGTCCAGACGCTCGTCGGCCTGGCCATCGGCGTCGGGCTCGCCTTTATGCTGTTCAGCCTCGGGAGCCCGTCGCCGCTGACCGTCGCCATCGTGATGGGGCTCGGCGTGATCCTGGCCGGCCTGCCGCGGATCGGCTCGGGCAGCGACTGGATCCCAACGGCGGCCCTGCTGGTGCTGCTGGTCGGCGGCCACAACCCCGACAAGTTCTCCTTCGGCTACCTGGTCCAGATGGGCGTCGGCGTCAGCGTCGGCATCCTGGTGAATTTATTGGTCTTCCCGCCGCTGCATTTCAAGGCGGCGGCGCTCAGCCTGGCCGAACTGCGGCTGGCGCTGGCCCAACAGCTCTGGGACATGGGCAAGGCGCTCCAGGAGAACTGGCCGCCGGAGCACGAGGACTGGTCGCGCCGCTCGGAGGCGCTGGCTACCCACGCCCGTTCGGTGCGCGCCGCCGTGCAGAAGGCCGACGCGAGCCGGCAAGCCAATCCGCGGCGCCGGCTCCATCCGCGGGACGTGGACGAGGATTACCGGAGCCTGCGTGATCTGGAACGGCTGACCTTTCACATCCAGGACGTGACCCAGGTGCTCTCGGACGTCATCTGGGCGACGGACCATCCCTTCGTGATACCCGACGGACAGGCCGCCCCTCTCGCGGAGGCCATGACCCTTGTGGGCGATGTGCTGCGCGCCACCGAAGAGGAGGATGCGCAACGGCAGGCCCAGCTCATCGAGGAGGCCGACGCCTCCGTCAAGGAGCTCACCGCGCGCATCGCCAGCGAAGACAACTCGCCCGGGGCGCCAAACGCCGTCGAGTCCATCCTGTTGAGCCTGCACCGGATGCTGCGCGTCGTGAAATCCGGCGGCGGCAAGCAGGAAGCGGATGCCTCCCCCGCAGGCTCCAGCTAG
- a CDS encoding serine hydrolase domain-containing protein, which produces MDLSTGPRPTSSAAAPAPTLSVGTAAPEFRAVRELFDSFLAQDPEYSAQLAVYRAGAKVLDLAGGPGLGPDDITGTYSCSKGAAGLAMALLVQDGLLDLDATVASYWPGFGEHGKDRLTVRQALSHQAGLPGIAGGFALEDFPTPKAARALAAAVPLWRPGGTFGYHALTIGILMEELCRRVAGISLQDLYAERVRRPFGIDFFLGLPAEEEPRYREVLYTEDPAAAWLDPLGYAGLNSNAPVSTIMELPNHRVIRAGGMSSAGGVGSAEGLARLYAAATTGVEGRPGFLAPRTVGLMAEEQVWGLDRSSGQDNAFAVVFMKPQPGRDFGSHLAFGHEGASAALGFADPSYGIGFGYVPRRSEEGRTNGRAQRLSAAVRQACAAS; this is translated from the coding sequence CGTACGCGAACTCTTCGACTCGTTCCTCGCGCAGGACCCGGAATACAGTGCGCAGCTGGCGGTGTACCGGGCCGGCGCGAAGGTCCTGGACCTCGCCGGCGGCCCAGGACTTGGCCCGGACGACATCACCGGCACCTACTCGTGTTCCAAGGGCGCCGCGGGGCTTGCCATGGCTCTGCTGGTCCAGGACGGCCTGCTCGACTTGGACGCCACCGTGGCGTCCTATTGGCCGGGGTTCGGCGAGCACGGCAAGGACCGGCTCACCGTCCGGCAGGCCCTCTCCCACCAGGCGGGCCTGCCGGGCATCGCAGGCGGCTTTGCCCTCGAGGACTTCCCCACGCCGAAAGCGGCGCGGGCCCTGGCCGCCGCAGTCCCCTTGTGGCGCCCGGGAGGTACCTTCGGGTACCACGCGCTGACCATCGGCATCCTGATGGAGGAGCTCTGTCGCCGGGTCGCCGGGATTTCCCTCCAGGACCTCTACGCCGAACGCGTCCGCCGCCCCTTCGGGATCGACTTCTTCCTCGGCCTGCCTGCGGAGGAGGAACCGCGTTACCGAGAGGTGCTCTACACCGAGGACCCGGCCGCCGCCTGGCTGGACCCGCTCGGCTACGCGGGACTGAACAGCAACGCGCCGGTCAGCACCATCATGGAGCTGCCCAACCACCGCGTGATCCGCGCCGGCGGCATGAGCAGTGCCGGCGGGGTGGGCTCCGCCGAGGGACTGGCGCGGCTCTACGCCGCGGCCACCACCGGAGTCGAGGGCCGTCCCGGGTTCCTGGCACCCCGGACCGTCGGCCTGATGGCCGAGGAACAGGTGTGGGGCCTTGACCGCTCCTCAGGACAGGACAACGCCTTCGCCGTGGTCTTCATGAAGCCCCAGCCCGGCCGCGATTTCGGCAGCCACCTCGCCTTCGGCCATGAGGGTGCCAGTGCCGCCCTGGGTTTCGCCGATCCTAGCTACGGAATCGGTTTCGGCTACGTGCCCCGGCGCAGTGAGGAAGGCCGCACCAACGGGAGGGCTCAACGCCTCTCCGCCGCGGTACGGCAGGCCTGCGCAGCCTCCTGA